The following proteins are co-located in the Candidatus Deferrimicrobiaceae bacterium genome:
- the hisS gene encoding histidine--tRNA ligase — protein MSLQPVRGMKDLLPPESLRWAALEAAFRSCAADHGFSEIRTPVLEKTELFSRGVGESTDIVEKEMYTFPDRSGDSLTLRPEGTAAVVRAVLSGRAEIGEWPARLFYIGPMFRHERPQKGRLRQFHQLGAELFGTDAPLADAEVIAFLYRFLKGVGLDDVSLQINTLGDPACRPAYNRALTDFLAERDEALCDDCRRRRLTNPLRVLDCKSERCIAATIDAPSILDMLCADCLSHFETVEAALRSLDVPFARNPRMVRGLDYYRRTTFEFVIPGMGAQNTVAAGGRYDGLAEMLGSKERIPAIGFAIGIERLMMLVPDEAVPVRADAFFVTSSPRHLPEAFAWRMRLAEIGVRAEMDYESRSMKSQFRRADRSGASVVVVFGDAEWERGTVGYRDMGAGQQEELPVDEARRRLERLSKGG, from the coding sequence ATGAGCCTTCAACCCGTGCGGGGGATGAAAGACCTTCTTCCCCCCGAATCCCTCCGCTGGGCCGCCCTCGAGGCGGCTTTTCGTTCCTGCGCCGCAGACCACGGCTTTTCCGAGATCCGGACGCCGGTCCTCGAGAAGACCGAGCTGTTTTCGAGGGGCGTCGGCGAGTCTACAGACATCGTCGAAAAAGAGATGTACACCTTTCCCGACCGCTCCGGCGACAGCTTGACGTTGCGGCCCGAAGGCACCGCGGCGGTCGTGCGAGCCGTCCTGTCGGGCCGGGCCGAGATCGGGGAATGGCCTGCGCGTCTTTTTTACATCGGGCCGATGTTCCGGCACGAGCGTCCGCAGAAGGGGAGGCTCCGACAATTCCACCAGCTCGGCGCCGAGCTGTTCGGCACCGATGCCCCCCTTGCCGACGCCGAGGTGATCGCATTCCTCTACCGGTTCCTGAAGGGTGTCGGTCTCGATGATGTTTCGCTCCAGATCAATACGCTCGGCGATCCGGCCTGCCGACCCGCCTACAATCGCGCCCTCACCGACTTCCTGGCCGAGCGCGACGAGGCGCTTTGCGACGATTGCCGCCGCCGCCGGCTGACCAACCCGCTTCGCGTGCTCGACTGCAAATCAGAGCGGTGCATCGCCGCCACGATCGATGCGCCCTCCATCCTCGACATGCTCTGTGCCGATTGCCTTTCCCATTTCGAGACGGTCGAGGCCGCCCTTCGTTCGCTCGACGTACCCTTCGCACGCAATCCGCGCATGGTCCGCGGGCTCGATTACTATCGCCGGACCACCTTCGAATTCGTGATCCCGGGGATGGGCGCCCAGAACACCGTGGCGGCCGGGGGCCGTTACGACGGGCTGGCCGAGATGCTGGGATCGAAAGAGCGCATTCCGGCGATCGGCTTCGCCATTGGCATCGAGCGGCTGATGATGCTCGTCCCGGACGAGGCCGTACCCGTGCGGGCCGACGCGTTCTTCGTGACCTCTTCGCCACGGCACCTTCCCGAGGCCTTTGCCTGGCGGATGCGGCTGGCCGAGATCGGGGTGCGGGCCGAGATGGACTACGAATCCCGCAGCATGAAAAGCCAGTTCCGGCGTGCCGATCGATCCGGGGCTTCCGTGGTCGTCGTCTTCGGAGATGCCGAATGGGAGCGCGGGACCGTCGGCTATCGTGACATGGGGGCCGGGCAGCAGGAAGAGCTTCCCGTCGACGAGGCCCGTCGACGGCTCGAACGACTATCCAAAGGAGGATGA
- a CDS encoding DUF4398 domain-containing protein: protein MRRTLLPWSLSILLVCFLLTGCATNSALRNARESFGRTKAAGAEAKAPYEYYLAESYLNRAEHEASEGDGDEAREYAAKSDKFSVEALEKAKGGSR, encoded by the coding sequence ATGAGACGGACCCTGCTACCATGGTCCCTGTCTATCCTGCTTGTATGTTTTCTGCTCACCGGCTGCGCCACGAACAGTGCGCTCCGCAACGCGCGTGAATCGTTCGGGCGAACGAAGGCCGCCGGCGCTGAAGCAAAGGCGCCTTACGAGTATTACTTGGCCGAATCGTACCTGAATCGTGCCGAGCACGAGGCGTCCGAAGGCGACGGAGACGAAGCACGCGAGTATGCGGCCAAGTCCGATAAATTCTCGGTTGAAGCGCTCGAGAAGGCCAAGGGAGGAAGCCGCTGA
- the pal gene encoding peptidoglycan-associated lipoprotein Pal, whose translation MRVHNRIHLLFAVLLIAGLAISGCAKRQLTRGESDRLETLANRIAQAESAGAKECAPKELAVAKVALEHAQHESGERFEVFNESLLETEKAVEALMEKMKGCKPASSQTMAPPSGTGDQGKNESPTSTPAATTPGAPGTPETAPPSTPPVPPGNASQPAPFRPAPVPAIQKEEGSFENIHFDFDESVIREDAKPILLVIASYMKNHPNAKLLVEGHCDERGTSEYNLALGQRRANATRDYLVNLGLAPGRLTTVSFGKERPLVQGHDDTAWALNRRAVFVLTP comes from the coding sequence ATGAGGGTCCACAACCGCATCCACCTGCTTTTCGCCGTTCTGCTGATTGCGGGCCTCGCGATCTCGGGATGCGCCAAGCGCCAATTAACCCGTGGCGAGTCCGACCGCCTCGAAACGCTCGCCAACCGGATCGCCCAAGCAGAAAGCGCCGGCGCCAAGGAATGCGCTCCCAAGGAACTGGCCGTCGCCAAGGTTGCTCTCGAGCACGCGCAGCACGAGTCCGGCGAGCGGTTCGAAGTGTTCAATGAATCGCTTCTCGAAACTGAGAAGGCCGTCGAGGCGCTGATGGAGAAGATGAAGGGGTGCAAGCCCGCCTCTTCGCAGACGATGGCGCCACCCTCGGGCACAGGCGACCAGGGAAAGAACGAATCGCCCACTTCCACTCCGGCAGCCACCACGCCGGGCGCCCCTGGCACTCCCGAGACCGCGCCTCCGTCGACGCCGCCCGTCCCGCCCGGCAACGCGTCACAGCCGGCGCCGTTCCGGCCGGCTCCCGTGCCCGCCATCCAGAAGGAGGAAGGCTCCTTCGAGAACATCCACTTCGATTTCGACGAATCGGTCATCCGCGAGGACGCCAAGCCGATCCTGCTCGTCATCGCGTCGTACATGAAGAACCATCCGAATGCCAAGTTGCTCGTCGAAGGCCATTGCGACGAACGAGGCACCAGCGAATACAACCTTGCGCTTGGTCAACGACGTGCGAACGCCACGCGCGACTACCTGGTCAACCTCGGTCTCGCCCCCGGGAGGCTGACCACCGTCTCCTTCGGCAAGGAACGACCGCTGGTCCAGGGGCACGACGACACGGCCTGGGCGCTCAACCGCCGCGCGGTGTTCGTACTCACGCCCTGA
- the aspS gene encoding aspartate--tRNA ligase, producing the protein MEPFLPEHKRTLYCGDLRSSDIGQEVVLCGWVHRRRDHGGLVFVDLRDRAGLAQIVIDPETSADAHAKADAIRSEYVLSVRGIVRPRPEGTVNPNMVTGEVEVQATSIAILNESKPIPFSLDDDSDVAENVRLKYRYLDLRRPSIQRVFLKRAQIARSVRDYLAENRFIEIETPVLTKSTPEGARDYLVPSRVNPGMFYALPQSPQLFKQILMIAGYDRYAQIVKCFRDEDLRADRQPEFTQIDVEMSFVDRDDVLSMMEGLMARVFKDVAGHEVPLPLKRMPYREAMDRFGVDKPDTRFGVEIVDFTELLGKSEFRVFNEVVAKGGVIRGIVAPGMGESSRSEVAAFEEVAKIGGAKGLAPWKVTAEGLSSPIAKFFSPEQVAAVLSKSGAKPGDLILMVADAFLTACDSLGRLRLHVGEKCGLIDESRFEFLWVVDFPLLEWDKEEKRWNAMHHPFTAPIDEDLQYLDSDPGKVHAKAYDMVLNGSEIGGGSIRIHRQDIQSRMFGLLNITPEDAKVKFGFLLDALEFGAPPHGGLAFGLDRLAMILSGAKSLRDVIAFPKTQKGTCLMTDAPNVVDPKQLRDLYIRSVVPEKK; encoded by the coding sequence GTGGAACCTTTTCTGCCTGAACATAAACGGACACTGTATTGCGGAGATCTCCGCAGCTCGGACATCGGCCAGGAAGTCGTCCTGTGCGGTTGGGTGCACCGGCGCCGAGACCACGGCGGGCTGGTCTTCGTCGACCTGCGCGACCGGGCCGGACTCGCACAGATCGTGATCGATCCCGAGACGTCCGCGGACGCCCACGCCAAGGCCGACGCCATCCGGTCCGAATACGTGCTCTCGGTCCGGGGCATTGTCCGCCCCCGTCCTGAGGGAACCGTCAATCCCAACATGGTGACCGGCGAAGTCGAGGTCCAGGCGACTTCCATCGCGATCCTGAACGAGTCCAAGCCGATCCCGTTTTCGCTCGACGACGACAGCGACGTCGCCGAGAATGTCCGCCTGAAATACCGCTACCTCGACTTGCGCCGCCCCTCGATCCAGCGCGTCTTCCTTAAGCGTGCGCAGATCGCGAGGTCGGTGCGCGACTACCTGGCCGAGAACCGGTTTATCGAGATCGAGACGCCCGTGCTCACGAAGAGCACCCCCGAGGGCGCCCGCGACTATCTCGTTCCGTCGCGCGTCAACCCCGGGATGTTCTATGCACTCCCCCAGTCGCCCCAGCTCTTCAAGCAGATCCTGATGATCGCGGGATACGACCGCTACGCCCAGATCGTCAAGTGCTTCCGCGACGAGGACCTGCGGGCCGACCGGCAGCCCGAGTTCACGCAGATCGACGTCGAGATGTCCTTCGTCGACCGCGATGACGTTCTCTCCATGATGGAGGGACTCATGGCGCGCGTGTTCAAGGACGTCGCGGGCCACGAGGTCCCGTTGCCCCTGAAGCGGATGCCCTACCGGGAGGCGATGGACCGGTTCGGCGTCGACAAGCCCGACACCCGGTTCGGCGTCGAGATCGTCGACTTCACCGAACTGCTCGGCAAGAGCGAATTCCGCGTGTTCAACGAGGTGGTGGCCAAAGGCGGCGTCATCCGGGGCATCGTCGCCCCCGGGATGGGCGAGTCGAGCCGCTCCGAGGTCGCGGCGTTCGAGGAGGTCGCGAAGATCGGTGGGGCGAAGGGGCTCGCGCCCTGGAAAGTCACAGCCGAGGGGCTTTCCTCCCCGATCGCGAAGTTCTTCTCCCCCGAGCAGGTCGCCGCCGTCCTCTCGAAGAGCGGGGCGAAGCCGGGAGACCTCATCCTCATGGTCGCCGACGCGTTCCTCACCGCCTGCGATTCGCTCGGTCGCCTCCGGCTCCACGTGGGGGAGAAGTGCGGGCTCATCGACGAGTCCCGCTTCGAATTCCTCTGGGTTGTCGATTTCCCGCTGCTCGAGTGGGACAAGGAAGAGAAGCGCTGGAATGCGATGCACCACCCGTTCACCGCGCCGATCGACGAAGACCTGCAATATCTCGACAGCGATCCGGGCAAGGTGCACGCCAAGGCGTACGACATGGTTCTCAACGGTTCCGAAATCGGCGGCGGCAGCATCCGAATCCACCGGCAGGACATCCAGTCGCGTATGTTCGGGTTGCTCAACATCACCCCCGAGGACGCCAAGGTCAAGTTCGGCTTCCTGCTCGACGCCCTAGAGTTCGGCGCACCGCCGCACGGCGGGCTGGCCTTCGGGCTCGACCGGCTGGCGATGATCCTGTCCGGCGCCAAGTCGTTGCGCGACGTCATCGCGTTCCCCAAGACCCAGAAGGGAACCTGCCTCATGACCGACGCGCCCAACGTCGTCGATCCGAAGCAACTGCGCGACCTCTACATTCGCTCGGTGGTCCCGGAAAAAAAGTAG